Proteins encoded within one genomic window of Panicum virgatum strain AP13 chromosome 1N, P.virgatum_v5, whole genome shotgun sequence:
- the LOC120657209 gene encoding nucleobase-ascorbate transporter 6-like: protein MAGGGGGGGAAPKQDDLTPHPVKDQLPGVSYCITSPPPWPEAILLGFQHYLVMLGTTVIIPTALVPQMGGNNEDKAVVIQTLLFVAGINTLLQSFFGTRLPAVIGGSYTFVLPTISIILAGRYANEPNPHTKFLRIMRGTQGALIVASALQIIVGFSGLWRNVARYLSPLSAAPLVALVGFGLYELGFPSVAKCVEIGLPELILLVIFAMYLPHTVHMLKSIFDRFAVLFTIPIVWLYAYLLTVGGAYRNAPPKTQFHCRTDRSGLIGGAPWIRVPYPFQWGAPTFDAGEAFAMMAASFVALVESTGAFIAVSRYASATPIPPSVLSRGIGWQGIGILLDGLFGTGNGSSVSVENAGLLALTRVGSRRVIQISAGFMIFFSILGKFGAVFASIPAPIFAALYCIFFAYAGSAGLGFLQFCNLNSFRTKFILGFSVFMGLSVPQYFNEYTSVAGYGPVHTHSRWFNDMINVLFSSKAFVAGFVAYLLDNTIHRHESSVRKDRGYHWWDKFRSYRTDTRSEEFYSLPFNLNKFFPSV, encoded by the exons ATggccgggggaggaggaggcggcggggcggcgccgaAGCAGGACGACCTCACGCCGCACCCCGTCAAGGACCAGCTCCCGGGGGTCTCCTACTGCATCACCAGCCCTCCGCCGTGGC CTGAGGCCATTCTTCTTGGGTTCCAGCATTATCTGGTCATGCTGGGTACCACTGTGATCATCCCAACAGCACTAGTTCCACAAATGGGAGGAAACAAT GAGGACAAAGCAGTGGTTATCCAGACATTGCTGTTCGTGGCAGGGATCAACACCCTCCTGCAGAGTTTCTTTGGTACCAGGCTGCCTGCAGTGATTGGCGGGTCATACACTTTTGTGCTGCCTACCATCTCAATCATCCTTGCTGGACGTTATGCCAATGAACCTAATCCACACACT AAATTTCTCCGCATCATGCGTGGAACACAAGGTGCCTTGATTGTTGCTTCGGCCTTACAGATTATAGTTGGCTTCAGTGGCCTTTGGCGTAATGTTGCCAG GTATCTGAGTCCTCTTTCAGCTGCTCCTTTAGTGGCTTTAGTTGGCTTTGGACTCTATGAGCTAGGTTTTCCCTCG GTTGCCAAGTGTGTTGAGATTGGTCTTCCTGAACTTATTCTACTGGTGATCTTTGCAATG TACCTGCCACACACTGTGCACATGCTGAAGTCTATCTTCGACCGGTTTGCTGTCCTGTTCACTATTCCCATTGTGTGGCTCTACGCATATCTTCTCACTGTTGGAGGAGCATACAGGAATGCACCACCAAAGACTCAATTCCATTGCCGCACTGACCGTTCTGGATTAATTGGTGGTGCACCCTG GATAAGAGTGCCATATCCCTTTCAGTGGGGCGCTCCAACTTTTGATGCGGGTGAAGCATTTGCGATGATGGCTGCATCATTTGTTGCTCTCGTGGAG TCTACTGGGGCATTCATTGCTGTTTCTAGGTACGCTAGTGCCACACCAATCCCACCCTCTGTTCTCAGCCGTGGTATTGGCTGGCAG GGCATTGGTATTCTTCTGGACGGGCTGTTTGGGACTGGAAATGGGTCTTCTGTATCAGT TGAAAATGCTGGTCTGCTAGCTTTGACACGTGTTGGTAGCCGAAGGGTAATTCAGATATCAGCTGGTTTCATGATATTCTTTTCTATTCTGG GCAAATTTGGAGCTGTGTTCGCATCAATACCTGCACCCATCTTTGCAGCTCTGTACTGTATCTTCTTTGCTTATGCTG GTTCTGCTGGGCTTGGCTTCCTTCAGTTCTGTAATCTCAACAGCTTTAGGACCAAGTTCATCCTTGGGTTCTCAGTTTTCATGGGCCTTTCAGTTCCTCAATACTTCAACGAGTACACATCTGTTGCTGGATATGGTCCTGTTCACACACATTCAAGATGG TTCAATGACATGATAAATGTGTTATTCTCGTCCAAGGCATTTGTTGCTGGCTTTGTTGCATATCTACTGGACAACACTATTCACAGGCACGAAAGTTCTGTCAGAAAAGACCGAGGATACCATTGGTGGGATAAATTCCGTTCTTACAGGACTGACACAAGAAGTGAAGAGTTCTACTCCCTGCCATTCAACCTGAACAAGTTCTTCCCATCAGTCTGA
- the LOC120657210 gene encoding nucleoprotein TPR-like gives MYLSLYSFSPSSNSLSLLIFTLQSSRDLLSPLLLASWAEADWARGSAGDGEVGSGVRLPVAVREQRIPSVDWPAGCCPGQATGAAAIAPRSSAPGREPTFSGGLCCVVYEKVQGSQYQLEGTLMEKGRSNGPPTLDEDYDYSDSPIPSQMFTSLARDGDESPLDVTAWAEKNIGDTHLGKRKSKVAPAQKQRKKGRRNDEEEEEEIRSEDTTPEPTGDDYNENDNDDDDDDDTDDGGSGGGETAGGTSAVGGSSGGHSGGRPIRFTGESHFTHATQDEDHGAPTSQRQTRSYRRQSTTHEYDSSSSLSSTSSYPAVPSYPYPYPQPYPYPQSYPYPPPDPYAQPYDPRLHSLHIMYDYLSGAHHQYKEAE, from the exons ATGTACCTCTCTCTGTACTCATTTTCACCCTCAagtaactctctctctctactcatTTTCACCCTACAGAGCTCTCGTGACTTACTTTCCCCACTCCTGCTCGCGTCCTGGGCTGAGGCCGACTGGGCAAGGGGCTCTGCCGGTGATGGAGAGGTGGGATCCGGCGTCCGCTTGCCGGTAGCCGTCCGGGAGCAGCGCATCCCGTCGGTGGACTGGCCGGCCGGCTGCTGTCCCGGCCAGGCGACGGGAGCCGCTGCAATCGCGCCGAGAAGCTCTGCTCCTGGGCGAGAACCGACGTTTTCCGGTGGTTTGTGCTGTGTAGTATATGAAAAG GTACAGGGATCGCAATACCAATTGGAAGGGACATTGATGGAGAAAGGGAGATCCAATGGACCACCCACTCTGGATGAGGATTATGATTACAGTGACTCTCCAATCCCTAGTCAGATGTTCACCTCCCTAGCGCGTGATGGTGATGAATCACCATTGGATGTTACTGCTTGGGCAGAGAAGAATATAGGCGACACCCATCTTGGAAAGAGAAAGTCTAAAGTTGCCCCGGctcaaaaacaaagaaaaaaaggtaGAAGAAATgacgaagaggaagaggaagaaattAGAAGTGAGGACACTACGCCTGAGCCTACGGGTGATGACTACAATGAAAATGACaatgatgacgacgatgacgacgacaccGATGATGGTGGCAGCGGTGGTGGTGAGACAGCCGGAGGGACTAGTGCGGTTGGAGGGAGCAGCGGTGGCCATTCAGGTGGAAGGCCTATTAGATTTACTGGAGAGAGCCATTTCACACATGCCACACAGGATGAAGACCATGGAGCACCCACTTCACAGAGACAGACTAGAAGCTACCGAAGACAATCCACAACCCATGAATATGATAGCTCTAGCTCTCTTAGCTCCACCAGTAGCTACCCTGCCGTACCATCATACCCATATCCATACCCACAGCCATACCCATACCCACAGTCGTATCCATACCCTCCACCAGATCCATACGCACAACCATATGACCCTCGGCTGCACTCATTGCATATCATGTATGACTATCTGTCTGGGGCACATCATCAGTACAAGGAGGCTGAATGA